CAGCCGCTCGAACTGCCAGGCGTCGACGGCGTCGTCGCCGAGGCGCACCGCGTAGCCGGCTCCTGCGCTGACGATCACCGCTTGGCGGGACCGGGCGGACCGGCCAGGCTCCAGCCGTCGTCGCAGGCGTGAGACGTAGGCCTGCAACGCGCCCTGCGGGCTCGACGGCGCCTGCTCCCCCCACAGCGCGTGCACCAGCCGGCCGACCGGGACCACCTCGCCGCGCGCGACGAGCAGGAGGGCGAGAACCGCCCGTTGCCGCGGCCCACCGAGATCCAGCGCCTGCTCACCGAGGCGCGCGCGAAACTCGCCCAGTACCGAGACCGAGAGCCCGTTGTCCGCCTGCACCCGCCCTCCGCCGTGAAGATGACCGTCCCCGCGCGACACTGCTGGCGGCGCTCATCGGCAACGTACCGCACGCAGCCGGGCCTGGTCTGCACCGTCGCATTCCGGACAGTGGCCGGTCGGGGTGGCCGTCCCGAGAGGTCGGCCGAGCAGGGCCGACCGGATGGCGGGACCTCCCGGCGCCGCCAGGGGAAGAACGTTCGCCTTCGACGCCGCGGCGGTAGGCGACCGCCGCACGGTGCACCAACCACCCCACCCGCTCATCCGAGACGACTGTGGCGGGAGGACCGCGTGCGATCGCGGTGAGGCGCGACTTGCACCGATGTGTCGCGCCAGCGACACGTCGACGCAAGTCGCGCGTCAGGTCGGCGGCAAGTCCGGACCCGCACGCTTCGAGCTGTCCGGCGCGGCGCGGTTGTCGAGCGGACGAGGCTTCCAGACAAGGAGTAGGGATATGACCAGGTCCAGGGCACTGCTCGGCATCGCCGGCACCGTCGTCGCGGTCGGTGCGGCGCTGGCGCTGCACCCGGTAGCGAGCGCGGCCGGCGGCCTCCAGCCGGGTGCCGCGTACGGCTGGGGCGGCAACATGTTCGGCCAGGCCGGTTCCGGTGCGCCGACGAACCAGTACAACACTCCGCGGCAGACGGTCCTTCCGGACGGCGTCGTGCAGGTGCAGAGCGGCGGGCGGGCCAGTTACGCCCGGTTCACCGACGGGAGGCTGTTGTCCTGGGGATACAACATGAACGCCGCCCTCGGCAGCGGCTCGACGACGGTGATCACGCGGTACGCCCCGGCACCGGTCGTGGGCATCGGCGGCACGGGCACGCTCACCGATGTCGTCGACGTCTCGGTGCACATGGAGAGCGCGATCGCCGCGGTGCTGGCCGACGGGACGGTGGTCGCCTGGGGTTCGAACGTGAACCGGCAGCTCGGCGACGGGTCGACAGCCAACGTCCGGGCCTACCCGGAGCGGGTGCTGACCGCGCCGGAGACCCCGCTGACCGGGGTGGTGGACGTCGAGTCCGGGTGGGAGGTGACGTACGCGTTGATGGCCGACGGCACTGTCACCGCCTGGGGTTCGGTGAAGTGTGACGGCACGCTGTCAGGCGTGACGCAGTACGCGACCCCCGTGGCCGGGCTCACCGACATCCGGCAGATCGCGGTCGCCGGCGGGGTGGCCCTGTTCCGGCGGGGCGACGGCGCGGTGCTCTCCTGCGGCGGCACCGGGCGTGCGCTCGGCCGGCCGTACGGCCCGGAGAACACGCCGACCTCCCCCTACACGCCAGCCCTGGTCACCAACCTCGGCCCGGGCAGCGACGTGGCAGACATCTCGATCAGTTCGGCGGTGACTGCCCTGACCGGGGACGGCCGGGTGTACCTGTGGGGCGAGAACACGCAGAACCAGCTCACCCCACTGGGCGTGTCGGGCGGCCTGACGGTGCCGACCGAGCTGGCCCAGCCGGCCGGAGAGCCGAAGATCATCGATGTCGACAACGACAACTCGCCGATGACGTACGCGGTGCGAGCCGACGGCTCGGTCCTGGTCTGGGGGTACAACCAGTACGGCATGGCCGGGATCGGGACGACCGCAGCCCTGGTGAACACCCCGACCGTGGTCACCCTGCCGGGTCGCACCTTCGCCAGCATCGCCGCCTCGAACTGGACGGTCCTGGCGGTCACCGTACCGGCGGCGTGACCGTCGCCTGCCAGCGCGAAGCGCGTGAGACGCAGGGACCACAGCCGACCCTCCCGCCGCGCGGGCGACGTCGGTGCCGCAGCCGCACTCGCAGGGGGTACGCGAGGGCGCTGCGGCCCCGGCGGCACCCACCGTCCCAACGAGGAACCACCCAGGTGCACCGTCACACGAGGAGGACTGATCATGCGTAGTTCCGTGCGCCGAGCCCTGGCGCCCGCCCTGGCGGCGCTGACCGGCGTGAGCGTGCTCGCGCCGCCGACGCCGGGATCCGCGGATCCCGGCGACCCGGACCCGTACGGCACCTTCGACAGCGCTTCCCGCATCGGTCACTCGGTCCGGGTGCGGGGCGTCGTTCACGACCCGGACGCCTCCGCCGCGATCACGGTGGCGATCACCGTGGATGGTCGGCTCGCCACCTACGCGAGTACCGACAGCACCGGCGCGTTCGACACGACGACGGCCTCGTCGACCGTGCCGGGCGAGCACAATGTCTGCGCCGAGGCGTACAACCAGGGCGCCGGGGCGAACACGCGGCTCGGCTGCCTGGTCTACAGCGTGCCCGCGGCGGTCGGTACCCCGCAGGTGAGCCTTCGCGCCGTCAGCGCCACCGAGGTCGTCGTCGAGTGGACCCCGGCCGACGCCAACGCGTCGGGCTTCCGCGTCGAGCGCACCTTCGACGGCAGTTGGCACACGGTGGCCACGCTCGGCGGGGATGCCCGCAGCTGGACCGAGAGCGGCCTCGCCCCAGGTACTGCGGTCTGCGTGAACGTCGTCGCGGTCAACGACTTCTCCGAGCAGGGCGCGGCGGTCTGTGGCACGTCCCTCAAGCCCTCGCTACCGCTCGTGTCGTACCCGCAGGTGCAGATCCGGTCGAACACCGAGACCACCATCACGATGCGGTGGACCGACTCGTCCATCGCGACCGGGTACCTGGTCGACGCGTACGACGGGGCGGACGAGGTCGCCGGCACCTTCGCGGAGCGCGTCGGCCCGGGGCCGTACGACGCCACACTCACCGGCCTGCGCCCGGGCCGGTTCTACCGACTGCACGTACGGCCGGTCCACCCGGAGCACGAGACCAGCTCGGGACCGTATCCGTACAGCATCGGCGAAGCGACGCCGATGTACCCCGAGATCGTGAGTCTGGCGGTCGCCCCGTCCGCCGACGCGGGCTGCACCGTGGGCCGCCAGCTCGTGGCGCAGGCCCAGTACGCCGAGCGGCTCGAGATCCGCCGTGATGAGGTCGTGGTGGCCGCGTCAGAGGTCGGGCGGGCGGTGTACGACCTGCCGCCCGGGGACACCGCGACCTACACCGCGGTCGCCACCAACAAGGCCGGCACCGAGACCACCCGTCAGATCGCGGTCGGCCGGGACACGCGCGCGCCACTGGTCAAGGAACTCCAGGTGACGAACACCCGCCAGCGATCGCTCGGCATCTACCTCTACACGAGCGAGGACAACCAGCTGTTCCACCTGGGCTGGGTCGACAGCGGGAAGACCGCGACCATCACCGTTCCGCACGGCCTCGTCGGCGTGATCGTGGCGAAGGAGGACGTGAGGTCCGAGATCTCCTACACGATGGGCTATGCCGTGATGGGCCACTGTGGCGGAGCGGCCACCCCGATAAAGATCTAGGAACTGGAGGACGCTGGTCGCCCACCGGAAGCCGGACCGGCACGTCACGACACCCGGTGTTCATCCACTGCCGGCCGTCCCGAGGGTCTGCCGGCGCTACCAAGACCTTGATCGGCTCCGAAGCTGATCGTCCGGTGAACCGAAACGGGGCGCAGGTGCGCAGCAGGAGGACGGTGGCATTCGCGGCGACGCTGCTGATGCTGGTCGGGGGTCGCACGGCAGGCGATCCGCAGACGCGGCGCACGGGCGCACCGACCAGCGGCACGCTGCGGTTGGTCGCTCGTGTCGAAATGAGTGCGTAAGGCCCGGATCAGCGTGACCGGATGAGCCTGGAGGTGACCGCCGTTCCACTCCGGTCACCCCCACGCACAACCGAAATGAGCCCCGGGCCACTCCTAGTCTTGGTGGGAGGCTGGGTTGCGGAGTGAACGAGAGTACGTCGAGTACGTGCATGCACGCACGCCATGGCTGCGACGGCTGGCGTACCGGCTGTGCGGGCAGTGGACAACTGCGGACGACCTGGTGCAGGAGTGCCTCGTCGCGCTGTACCGGCATTGGCGGAAGGCGTCGACAGCGGAGTCGGTCGACGCCTACGTACGAGCGATGCTGGTCCACGCCTACCTGGCCGAGCGAAAGCGATCCTGGACCCGCCGGGTCCGTCCCGTGGCCGACGTAACTGCGCCCCCGGTGACGCCGCTGGCCGGTGCCGAACACCGCGTCGACCTGCTGGCCGCGCTCACGAAACTGTCTCGCGGGCAGCGCGCGGTGCTGGTCCTGCGCTACTGGGAGGACCTTGACGTCGCGCAGACCGCCGCGGCGCTGGGCTGCTCGACCGGCACCGTGAAGAGCCAGACCTCGTATGCCATCGCGGCGCTGCGCCGCCTGCTGCCGAACTACGTGCCTGGAGGGGTGGACACGCCATGAGGGAACTGTTCGCCACCCTGCCGGACGATCCACCGCCGCTGCCGCCCGGATATCTGGACACCGTGCTCACCCGGGCCCGCCGCTCGGTCCGGCGCCACCGCATCGCCACCACCACGGTATGGGCAGCTTCCGTGCTCATCCTGGCCGCTCTGATCGTGCCCGGCGTTCCGCTCCCCGTCCGGCCGGCAGCCCCGGCAACCACGCCGAGCCTGCCAGACCGCTTCGCCGGGTACTCGGTGTTCACCAGCACCGTCACGTCGGCTCCGCCCGGCCGCGCGATTGCCCTCTACGGTTATGGCAGCGGCGAGACGTTCAACATGTTCCAGTCGTTGGTCGTCGGGGCCGACGGGGACACGTACCGGCGGGTCGACGCCATGGACGAGCGTGACCGACCGTCGGCACTGCTCGCCCCGGACGGCACCCGCGTGCTACTCGGCGACGATCGCGGCGCGACCGGTGACCTGGTCCTGATCGAGTTGGCCACGGGCAAGCGCCGGTCGATCCCGCTCGGAGGTCCGGTCGGCGTACGGCTGCTGGCCTGGTCACCCGACGGCCGTTACGTCGCCTACAGCGCCGCCCCCCTCACCCGCTCCGGTGAGTTCGGCACCGGCAACGTCGTCGAGGCTGAGGTAGCCCGCACCGGCACGCTGCGGCTGCTCGATCTGTCGACCGGGGCCAGCACCGAGGTGCCGGCGATCAGGCCGGCGTGGACAGCGGCCTTCGCGGCGGACAGCCGCCGGCTCGCCGTACAGGTCGGTCAGACGGCTCACCTCGTCGCCCTCGACGGCCGTGAGCTCGGCAGTGTGGCAATCCCGACGGGACGCGAGCTGGCCGCCGAGGTCGGCTGGTCGCCGGACGGCACGTTCCTCGCCACCGTGCCATGGCTCTCGGACGGGCCGTTCACCGGCAACAGCGGCGGCGACACCGGTCATGGTGTCTTCCTGTGGAAGGTCGGCGACGTTCAGTTCGTCCCCGTGGCCGGGGTCCGGACACCACCAGCACCGGTCTCGGACGTCGTACAACTACTCGGCTGGCGCTCGGCGAGCAGCGTGATCGTCGCGACCATCGACGACGCGGGTCACGCGTCGCTGTTGGAGGTGCAACTCGGTGCCGGCACACGGCGGACCCTGTCCGCCTTCGCCACCGGTCGAACCTGCGAGCTGGGCACCCAGAGCTGCCAGCTCTTCGACCTGCACCTCGCCTCCGGCCTGCTGTCCGACCTGACCGTCCGGAACGCTGGTCGCCCGCAGCGCGGCCCTCTCCCAACGATCGTGGACGCTCTCATCGGCGTCGTCATTCTCGGCGGTGCGCTCCTGCTCCGGTGGCGGATACGTCCGTCGACGCGCCGCCGACGCCCGAAAATGGAATAGCCACCAACCGGTCCCCCGCCGACAAGACCGCAGAACGCTTGAACGCGTCCTGGCGACGACGGCTGGGATCCTGGCATCCCCGGATTCTGGGCCCGCGGGCCGCGGTCAGGCGGTGCTCGCGGGGCGCACGGCTGCGGCGACGCGACGATCAGCAGGTTCGTCGGTCTGCAGCAGGATGTTCAGCAGCTCCTCCGGTGCGTCGCGCATCAGGTTGTGGCCGCCGGCCACGGCGTGGGTCGTCCACGAGGGATCGTCGCGCAGTCGCTGATAGGTGGAGGTGAACGGGGAAGGGCCGTCCCATCCCGCCGCGTACACGTAGACCCTCCGCTGGATTCGCGCGGGGTCCGCGGTGAGCCGGAGCGGCTGCAGCACAGAGGCGATCGGATGAGGAGTGGCCCGCGCGTCGAAAAAGGGTAGCGTCCGTACCGCGTAGCCGCTTTCCACCACGTCCGCGTACCACTGGCGTTCCCGGTCGGTGACGAGGCTCCAACAGGAGTCGTTGTGCTGCGGCACCATGGCATCCAGGTACACCAGAGCGTGGACGCGTTCGGGCATCCGGTCCGCGACGCCGGTGATCACCATCCCACCGTAACTGTGGCCGACCAGCACCGCGTCCTCGATCTTTTCCGCTTCCAGAACGCCGGTCACGTCCTGGATGTGGGTGTCGAGGTTGATCCCTCCGTGAAGCAGATGACTCCGCTCGCTGAGTCCCGTCAACGTCAACGGGTAGGCCCGGTGTCCCCGGCGGCGCGTCTGCTCGGCAAGCTCCTCGAAGCACCAACCGCCGTGACACAGACCGGGAATGAAAACGAAGGTGACCATCGCCGTACTCCTTCTGTCGCGTGGACTGTCTGCAGATCTGCCGGGTTGACAGCCGGCTCGTGCCTGAGCTTCAGCACCGGGGGGTGGCATCGGGCGCCCTGTCCTCGAGCGCTGGGCCGCCCGCTGGGGTTGCTCGCGCGGAACGCTGCGGACGCACGGTTGCGGCGACGACGGCGGCTGTGCCGCAGAGGGTCGCGGTCCACGCCAGGGTGGCCGCGGCCGAGGTGCCGTCGGCGAGGACGCCGGCGATCCAGGGGCCGGCCGTCTGACCAGCAGCGAAGAGGACGGTAAAGGCCGAGAGTGTGCCGGTCCAGTCGGCCGGCGGGGTGGCGCTCTTGATGAGCGCGGTGACGGCGGCGGGAACGCCCATGAACGTCGCCCCGTAGATGATCGCGGAGGCGAGGATGACCGGTGGCCAGGGCGCCAGCAGGGCCAGTGCCGCCCCGACGCCCAGAGCGCCCAGCAACGCGGCGAGGGCTCGGGTGCCGGGCCAGTTGGTGATGGGCCGGCTCCACAGTGCGGGTGCGGCCACGACGGCCAGCCCCAGCGCTGTCCAGATGAGCATGACCTGTGCGACAGGTGTGTGCCGGTCGGCGAGGTACGCGGACAGGAAGGTGATGTAGGTGATGTAACCGGCGGCGAACAGCACGTATGCCACGGCGGTCCGGGACAGTGGACGTACCCGCGCCCGGCCGGCCGGGACCGCAGCGCCCTCTTCGTCCGTGCGCGCCGCGGTCCAGCTCACCAGGGTTGCCAGGCCGGCGGCCATGCCCAGAACGACCCAGGCCACGCGCCAGTGCTGTCCCAGTGGCGGAACCGTCGCACCGCTGACGATGATGCCCAGCCCGGTGCCGGCGAAGTAGATGGTGATGGGCGCGGCCGACGAGGTGCGGATGGCGATGCGTGAGGCGATCACACCGCCGGCGATGAACACCACCGCCCCGGCCGCCCCGGCGCCGGCCCGGGCGATCAGCAGCACCGGGTACGCACTGCTGATCGCAGCGGCGGCCAGTGCCGTCGCGGTGAGGATCATCCCCAGCCGGAAGGCGGTCGCGATGCCCAGCCGGCGTACGACGGGGCCGGTCGCCAGTGCGCCGAGGAGGTAGCCGAGCCCGTTGGCTGCGCTCACGGTCCCGGCTTCGGCAAGGCTCCAGCCCAGGTCGTCGCGCATGGCGGGAAGCAGCAGCCCGTAGGCGAAGCGGGCGAGCCCGAGCGCCGAGGCGGTGCCGAGGGCGAGCCGCGCTGATGGTCCGAACACTGCACCTCCAGTACGAACCGATCGGTTCGATCAAGCATGCTAACAGTTGATCGAACCGATCGGTATCATCTACGGCATGCCGGTTACCAAGGGTTCGACGCTTGATCCGGCGCGCACCCGCGCCACCATCCTCGACGCGGCCACGGTCCTGCTGTACGAGCGTGGGCTCGACGGTGTCGGCGTCGCCGAGCTGTGCAGCAGCGTCGGAATATCCAAGGAGACGCTCTACCGGCACTTCGGCACGAAGGACGGGCTCGTGCGCGAAGTCCTGGAAGCCCGCAGCGAACGGGTGTCACGCTGGCTGGCCGACGCCGCCTCGGCCGCCGGGGATGACCCCGCAGCCCAGCTTGCTGCCGTGTTCGACGCCCTTCAGCAGTGGTACCAGCAGCCCGTCTTTCGCGGCTGCGCGATGGTGAACGCAGCCGCCCAGCACCATGTCGAGGCGGTACGTTCGATCACCCGCCGCCACCTCGACCGCTACCTCGAACTCTTCACCGGCATCGCCACCCGCGCCGGAGCGGCAGATCCGGACGTGCTGGGCCGGCAGTTGCTCATGCTGGTCGAGGGGGCGACGGTCGTCGCCGACCACTGTGGCGCGGCCAGCACGGACGGGCACGCCCGTCGCGCCGCGCTCACCCTCCTGGCCGCCGCCTCTCCCGCCGCATCGGCCCGGTCGAGTCGAGGAACCCCCACGTAGCTGTTCTCGCGACGGCCCAGGTCGACGACAGTGACGCCCCGGGGTGTGCCGGCGAACGGCAGACACGGGCCGGCCCTGACCTGTCGGCCGACGCCTCGCGTCGTGTCCGCCCAGGTGATCCCAAGTGGTTCACGTACTACCGTGGCCGTCGAAGGTCACCCGCAACGAGCTTGGCCCTTCGTCTGCCCGCATGCCAAACCGTCTCCCGTCTCGGTCGACCGCCCCCACGCGGCAGCCGCTGGCAGCCCTCGCCCGGGCCGGTTGCTCGCAGTCGCTGTCCAGGACGATGCGGCAGCGGGAAGCGCCGGTCCCGCCGGCAAGCACGAGCACTGCCGGGTCCTTGAGCAGGCGTACCGGGCCTGCGAGCGAGGTGAGTGGTGGTGGTGGTCAGGCCCCTTGGCCCGGGTGCAGCAGAACCTTGGTCCAACCCTGGTCACGCCGGTCGAAGTGCCCGTACGCCTCGACGGCCTGGTCCAGCGGCAGCTCGTGCGACACCAGGAACGACGGATTGGCGCGCCCGTCGATGATCAGGTCGCGCAGCTGCCGGTTGTAGCGCATCACCGGGCACTGGCCCGTGCCCATGTGCTGCGCCTTGGTGAAGAACGTGCCGTACTGCCAGCCGACACGACCTTCCCGCTCCTGCGGGTCCGGCCCCTTCGGGTCCTGCGGCACGTACACACCGACGACGCCGATGCCGCCCGTGGAGCGGACGACGCTGACCAGGTTGTCCAAGACGAGTTCCGGGTGCTCCTGGCCGGACGGGTCGTGGGCCTGGTAGCCGACGGCCTCGACTCCACAGTCGGCGCCGCGTCCGTTCGTGGCGTCCATGATCTGCTGCACCGGGTCGCCCTCGGCGAAGTTCACCGGCAGGGCGCCGATGCGCTGCGCCATGGCGAGGCGGTCCGGCTCCTTGTCGACGACGAACACCCGCGCCGCCCCCTTGATCAGCGCGCTGTGCGCGGCCATCAGCCCGACCGGTCCGGCGCCGAACACCGCGACCGTGTCGCCCGGGCGCTGCCCGGCCAGTTCGGTGCCGTGCCAGCCGGTGGGGAAGATGTCCGACAGCATCGCGAAGTCCTGCTCGTGCTCGTCGCCCGGCGGCAGGTGCAGCAGGTTGAAGTCGGCGTAGGGCACCCGCAGGTACTCCGCCTGCCCGCCGTCGTAGGGGCCCATGTTGGCGTAGCCGTAGGCGGCCCCGTCGACGCCCTCCGTCGGGTTGACCCGCAGGCAGAAGCTCGTCCACCCGTGCACGCAGTTGCGGCACGTCCCGCAGGCGATGTTGAACGGCGCACACACCCGGTCGCCGACCCGGATGCGGCTCACCGCCGCCCCGACCTCCTGCACGACGCCCATGTTCTCGTGGCCGAGGATCTTGCCCTGTTCCACCGAGGTGCGGCCCTCGTACATGTGCAGGTCGGAACCGCAGATGTTGGTGGTGGTGATGCGGATGATCGCGTCGGTCGGGGCCTGGATGGTGGGGTCGGGACGGTTCTCGATGGCGACCTCGCGTGGTCCCCGGTACACGACAGCCTTCACGGTGAACTCCTGATCGGTGGCTTCGGTTGTTGCCGGATGCTCAGCCGAGACCGCGGAGGCGCTCGGCAAGGGTGTCGCGGTAGAAGTCGATGAAACCGTCCGGATCGGGGCCGGCGTTCTGCAGCACCAGGTGGTCGAAGCCCGCGTCGACGTACTTCTGCACCGCCGCCACGTGGACCTCCGGGTCGGGTCCGACCGCGAACTGTTGGCGGATGTCGTCCTCGGTGACGGTGCGGGAGGCGGCGTCGAAGTTGACCGGGTTCGGCAGCTCGCTCATGACCTTCCACCCGGTCACCGCCCAGCGGCTGGTCTCCCACGCCGCCCGTACGGCCTGCTGCTCGTCGGCCGCCCACGCCACCGGCACCTCCGCGTAGCGCGGCCCGTCACCGCCGCCGCGCCGGTACGCCTCGACCAGGTCGGGCTTCGGCTCGGTGGCGAACAAGCCGTCGCCGTACTCGGCGGCGATGGCCGCGGACACCGGACCGCTGGCCGCGACGGCGATCACCGGCGGCTCGTCGGGCAGGTCGAACACCCGCGCGTCCTCCAACCGCAGGTGCTTTCCCTCGTACGATCGGTAGCCGCCCCGCCACAGCAGCCGGATGATCTCCAGCGCCTCCCGCAGCCGTTCGTGACGTCCTCGTACGCTCGGGAAACCCTGCCCGACGACGTGCTCGTTGAGCCGCTCCCCCGCGCCCACGCCGAGTGTGAAGCGCCCGTTCGAGACGATGGCCAGGGTGGCTGCGGCCTGCGCGATGATCGCCGGGTGGTAGCGCACGGTCGGGCAGGTCACCCCGGTAGCCAGGCCGATCCGCTCGGTCCGCGCGGCGATCGCGCCGAACACCGTCCAGGTGAACGACGAGTGCCCCTGCACGTCCAGCCAGGGGTGAAAGTGGTCGCTCATCTCGACGAAGTCGAAGCCGGC
This genomic interval from Micromonospora sp. CCTCC AA 2012012 contains the following:
- a CDS encoding TetR/AcrR family transcriptional regulator; amino-acid sequence: MIEPIGIIYGMPVTKGSTLDPARTRATILDAATVLLYERGLDGVGVAELCSSVGISKETLYRHFGTKDGLVREVLEARSERVSRWLADAASAAGDDPAAQLAAVFDALQQWYQQPVFRGCAMVNAAAQHHVEAVRSITRRHLDRYLELFTGIATRAGAADPDVLGRQLLMLVEGATVVADHCGAASTDGHARRAALTLLAAASPAASARSSRGTPT
- a CDS encoding fibronectin type III domain-containing protein, whose product is MRSSVRRALAPALAALTGVSVLAPPTPGSADPGDPDPYGTFDSASRIGHSVRVRGVVHDPDASAAITVAITVDGRLATYASTDSTGAFDTTTASSTVPGEHNVCAEAYNQGAGANTRLGCLVYSVPAAVGTPQVSLRAVSATEVVVEWTPADANASGFRVERTFDGSWHTVATLGGDARSWTESGLAPGTAVCVNVVAVNDFSEQGAAVCGTSLKPSLPLVSYPQVQIRSNTETTITMRWTDSSIATGYLVDAYDGADEVAGTFAERVGPGPYDATLTGLRPGRFYRLHVRPVHPEHETSSGPYPYSIGEATPMYPEIVSLAVAPSADAGCTVGRQLVAQAQYAERLEIRRDEVVVAASEVGRAVYDLPPGDTATYTAVATNKAGTETTRQIAVGRDTRAPLVKELQVTNTRQRSLGIYLYTSEDNQLFHLGWVDSGKTATITVPHGLVGVIVAKEDVRSEISYTMGYAVMGHCGGAATPIKI
- a CDS encoding glutathione-independent formaldehyde dehydrogenase, translating into MKAVVYRGPREVAIENRPDPTIQAPTDAIIRITTTNICGSDLHMYEGRTSVEQGKILGHENMGVVQEVGAAVSRIRVGDRVCAPFNIACGTCRNCVHGWTSFCLRVNPTEGVDGAAYGYANMGPYDGGQAEYLRVPYADFNLLHLPPGDEHEQDFAMLSDIFPTGWHGTELAGQRPGDTVAVFGAGPVGLMAAHSALIKGAARVFVVDKEPDRLAMAQRIGALPVNFAEGDPVQQIMDATNGRGADCGVEAVGYQAHDPSGQEHPELVLDNLVSVVRSTGGIGVVGVYVPQDPKGPDPQEREGRVGWQYGTFFTKAQHMGTGQCPVMRYNRQLRDLIIDGRANPSFLVSHELPLDQAVEAYGHFDRRDQGWTKVLLHPGQGA
- a CDS encoding TIGR03557 family F420-dependent LLM class oxidoreductase, translating into MQIGYKLSSEGFGPHDLIQQAVRAEQAGFDFVEMSDHFHPWLDVQGHSSFTWTVFGAIAARTERIGLATGVTCPTVRYHPAIIAQAAATLAIVSNGRFTLGVGAGERLNEHVVGQGFPSVRGRHERLREALEIIRLLWRGGYRSYEGKHLRLEDARVFDLPDEPPVIAVAASGPVSAAIAAEYGDGLFATEPKPDLVEAYRRGGGDGPRYAEVPVAWAADEQQAVRAAWETSRWAVTGWKVMSELPNPVNFDAASRTVTEDDIRQQFAVGPDPEVHVAAVQKYVDAGFDHLVLQNAGPDPDGFIDFYRDTLAERLRGLG
- a CDS encoding SigE family RNA polymerase sigma factor, with protein sequence MHARTPWLRRLAYRLCGQWTTADDLVQECLVALYRHWRKASTAESVDAYVRAMLVHAYLAERKRSWTRRVRPVADVTAPPVTPLAGAEHRVDLLAALTKLSRGQRAVLVLRYWEDLDVAQTAAALGCSTGTVKSQTSYAIAALRRLLPNYVPGGVDTP
- a CDS encoding RCC1-like domain-containing protein, with translation MTRSRALLGIAGTVVAVGAALALHPVASAAGGLQPGAAYGWGGNMFGQAGSGAPTNQYNTPRQTVLPDGVVQVQSGGRASYARFTDGRLLSWGYNMNAALGSGSTTVITRYAPAPVVGIGGTGTLTDVVDVSVHMESAIAAVLADGTVVAWGSNVNRQLGDGSTANVRAYPERVLTAPETPLTGVVDVESGWEVTYALMADGTVTAWGSVKCDGTLSGVTQYATPVAGLTDIRQIAVAGGVALFRRGDGAVLSCGGTGRALGRPYGPENTPTSPYTPALVTNLGPGSDVADISISSAVTALTGDGRVYLWGENTQNQLTPLGVSGGLTVPTELAQPAGEPKIIDVDNDNSPMTYAVRADGSVLVWGYNQYGMAGIGTTAALVNTPTVVTLPGRTFASIAASNWTVLAVTVPAA
- a CDS encoding alpha/beta fold hydrolase, encoding MVTFVFIPGLCHGGWCFEELAEQTRRRGHRAYPLTLTGLSERSHLLHGGINLDTHIQDVTGVLEAEKIEDAVLVGHSYGGMVITGVADRMPERVHALVYLDAMVPQHNDSCWSLVTDRERQWYADVVESGYAVRTLPFFDARATPHPIASVLQPLRLTADPARIQRRVYVYAAGWDGPSPFTSTYQRLRDDPSWTTHAVAGGHNLMRDAPEELLNILLQTDEPADRRVAAAVRPASTA
- a CDS encoding YbfB/YjiJ family MFS transporter, whose protein sequence is MFGPSARLALGTASALGLARFAYGLLLPAMRDDLGWSLAEAGTVSAANGLGYLLGALATGPVVRRLGIATAFRLGMILTATALAAAAISSAYPVLLIARAGAGAAGAVVFIAGGVIASRIAIRTSSAAPITIYFAGTGLGIIVSGATVPPLGQHWRVAWVVLGMAAGLATLVSWTAARTDEEGAAVPAGRARVRPLSRTAVAYVLFAAGYITYITFLSAYLADRHTPVAQVMLIWTALGLAVVAAPALWSRPITNWPGTRALAALLGALGVGAALALLAPWPPVILASAIIYGATFMGVPAAVTALIKSATPPADWTGTLSAFTVLFAAGQTAGPWIAGVLADGTSAAATLAWTATLCGTAAVVAATVRPQRSARATPAGGPALEDRAPDATPRC